From a single Salinirussus salinus genomic region:
- the gpmI gene encoding 2,3-bisphosphoglycerate-independent phosphoglycerate mutase → MDVGLVILDGWGLNPDPERDAVAAADTPTMDRYREQGAYGTLETHGRRVGLPEGQMGNSEVGHLTIGAGRVVTQESARVTDAIRVWREGGGETEAGDPPLDENPAIREVIEYATDSGGRVHLLGLISDGGVHSYQDHVHALVDLVSDAGLEPVVHAFTDGRDTAPKSGVDFLADLERHVEDAGGRVATVTGRYYAMDRDENWERTGRAYRAVVDREADHAAPSAVAAVEAAYDRGETDEFVEPTVVESGPALVEGDGAVFCNFRADRARQLTRMLADIEPDWELPTDPPPVALVTMTEYDRTFDLPVAFPPNAPEDTLGEVLAEAGRSQLRLAETEKYAHVTYFLNGGREVEFPGEVRRIVASPDVPTYDRQPEMSAPEVTDTAIDVIGREDPDAAIINYANADMVGHTGDFEAAVAAVEAVDAQLARLVDAMQAAGAHVIVTADHGNADEMGTPEAPHTAHTTNPVPVVYLAPDGTSGGRRIREGGTLADVAPTVLELLGIAKPPAMTGESLLE, encoded by the coding sequence ATGGACGTCGGGCTGGTCATTCTGGACGGGTGGGGGCTGAACCCCGACCCCGAACGGGACGCGGTGGCGGCCGCCGACACGCCCACGATGGACCGCTACCGCGAGCAGGGAGCATACGGCACGCTCGAAACGCATGGCCGCCGGGTCGGACTCCCCGAGGGACAGATGGGCAACAGCGAGGTCGGTCACCTCACGATCGGCGCCGGCCGCGTCGTCACACAGGAGTCCGCCCGGGTCACGGACGCCATCCGGGTGTGGCGCGAGGGGGGCGGCGAGACGGAGGCGGGCGACCCGCCGCTGGACGAGAACCCGGCCATCCGGGAGGTCATCGAGTACGCGACCGACAGCGGCGGCCGGGTCCACCTCCTCGGGCTGATAAGCGACGGCGGGGTCCACTCCTACCAGGACCACGTCCACGCGCTGGTCGACCTGGTGAGCGACGCCGGCCTCGAACCGGTCGTCCACGCCTTCACCGACGGCCGGGACACTGCACCGAAAAGCGGCGTCGACTTCCTCGCTGACCTGGAGCGCCACGTCGAGGATGCGGGCGGGAGGGTCGCGACGGTCACGGGGCGGTACTACGCGATGGACAGAGACGAGAACTGGGAGCGCACGGGCCGCGCCTACCGGGCTGTCGTCGACCGCGAGGCCGACCACGCGGCACCCTCGGCCGTGGCGGCCGTCGAAGCCGCCTACGACCGCGGGGAGACCGACGAGTTCGTCGAGCCCACAGTCGTGGAGAGCGGCCCCGCGCTCGTCGAGGGCGACGGCGCGGTGTTCTGCAACTTCCGGGCCGACCGGGCCCGCCAGCTCACCCGGATGCTCGCGGACATCGAGCCCGACTGGGAGCTCCCGACCGACCCGCCCCCGGTGGCGCTGGTGACGATGACCGAGTACGACCGGACCTTCGACCTCCCCGTCGCCTTCCCGCCGAACGCGCCCGAGGACACGCTGGGCGAGGTGCTCGCCGAGGCCGGCCGCAGCCAGCTCCGGCTCGCCGAGACCGAGAAGTACGCCCACGTCACCTACTTTCTGAACGGGGGACGGGAGGTCGAGTTCCCCGGCGAGGTCCGGCGGATCGTCGCGAGTCCGGACGTCCCGACCTACGACCGGCAGCCGGAGATGAGCGCGCCGGAGGTGACCGACACCGCTATCGACGTCATCGGGCGCGAGGACCCCGACGCCGCTATAATCAACTACGCCAACGCCGACATGGTCGGCCACACCGGCGACTTCGAGGCCGCGGTCGCCGCCGTCGAGGCCGTCGACGCGCAGCTGGCGCGGCTGGTCGACGCGATGCAGGCCGCCGGCGCACACGTCATCGTGACGGCCGACCACGGCAACGCCGACGAGATGGGCACCCCGGAAGCGCCACACACCGCCCACACCACGAACCCCGTCCCCGTCGTCTACCTGGCTCCCGACGGGACCTCGGGCGGCCGCCGCATCCGCGAGGGCGGGACGCTCGCGGATGTCGCGCCCACAGTACTGGAACTGCTGGGGATCGCGAAGCCGCCGGCGATGACCGGCGAGTCGCTGCTGGAGTGA